ACGAGTAATTGTTGTATCCCCCGTTTTGGGGTAAACAGTGTAAATTCATTCGAAACACCATTTACTAAAACAGTGGCTAACCGTAATTCTCATCACGGTGGTCGTCAAGTACATTTTTTGAACTCCAAGTTCACTGTTTACTTTTTCGGATAATCATCCAACCATATTTTAACATTTCATGAGAGTTTTTCACATTCAATTTTAACCAATAGCAAAAAACACGCTTCTATCAGTTCGGATAGAAGCGTGCTTTTTCGAGCCTGGGATTGTCGTTTCCGTACTTTTGTTTAAGAATACGCACGTACCACGGAATATATCTTAGTCGCTAGTTTATTCAATCCCTCGTATCATATATAGTGCTCAATACAGTGACCCAATTAATCCAAATCAACTGTCCCTTGTAATTCATACATATCGCGGTAACGCCCATTCAACGCCAACAATTCTTCATGCGTACCCCGTTCAACGACCTCGCCTTGATCCAACACTAAAATTAGTTCGGCATCTTTAATCGTTGAGAGCCGGTGCGCAATCGCAATCGTTGTTCGATTGGCCCGCATTTTCTCGAGTGACGTTTGAATGATGGTTTCCGTTTCGGTATCAACATTGGCCGTTGCTTCATCCAACACCAAAATCTTGGGATTGGTGACGACCGTGCGGGCAAAGTTCAGCAACTGTTTTTCACCAGCTGAGAACGTCGCTCCGTGTTCAATCACAGGTTCGTGATATTTGCCCGGTAGCTCATCGATAAAACGTGCTTCAACAAATTCTGCCGCTGCTTGCACTTGCTCATCAGTAATATCCGAATTAAACATGCGAATATTAGAGGCCACATCGCCATAAAACATGAACGATTCTTGTAAAACTAGTCCCATTTTTTTACGAATTTCTGCAATTGGATATTCTCGAATATCTTGGTCATCAATCAAGATTTGCCCTTCTTGGAATTCATAAAAACGCAAGAGCGCATTAATTGTTGAACTTTTGCCGGAACCGGTATGCCCAACTAGCCCGACCGTTTGACCTGGTTCAGCCACAAACGACAAATGCTTCAAAACTGGATGCACGCCATCATATGAAAAAGTTACATCACGAAACTCAATCTTCCCATTGGTGATTTCACCATGTGCATCGGGTGCTTGTTTGGGCGCATATTCATCATTCGCCAAAATTTTTAACACCCGTGTCCCCGCAACTGAACCATCCTGGAATGTTGAAAGTTGTTCCATGACTTCATTAATTGGATTATAAAATGTTTCCAAGTATGAGACAAAGGCATAAACTGTCCCTGCCGCTACAATCGCACCAGTATTAGCTTGTAGACCAAACATCCATAAAATAATAACAATCCCCAGCCCATAAAACACATCAATTAACGGGTTTAGCAGTAATGATTCTGTTTTAATCATTTTGATCCGCGCATTCCGGTATTCATCATTAATTTGGGCAAATTCAGTCTGCATTCGCTCTTCTTGTCGGAATTCTTGAATGACTTCAATCCCTGTCACTGATTCAGCGATTTTGGCGTTTAATTGGGAAAGTTTCTCCCGCATTCCACCATAAACCCGCGAGCTGATGCGTTGATAATAGTAAACCGCACCGAGGAGAATTGGTACAAAAATCAACATGGCGAGGGCGATTTGATGATTAGTGACAAACATCGCATAAAACGACGTCACCATTGCAAACCCACCCATTATCATCAACATGAACAAATACCAGACTTGGAAAATCGCTTGCGTATCATTCGTCACCCGCGACAAAATTGAACCGGCCGGCGTTTGATCAAAATACCGCATCCCAAGTTTATGAATATGTTCATAGAGCTTTTCACGCATATGAATTTCAACATACGTTCCACCCAACCCATACAAATATTGCTGAGCAAACTGAAAAATTGCTTTGAGCAATGTCATGCCAAAGTAAATCGCTGCAAACATAATCAACGTTTTAAACTCCGTCGAAGCTTTACTCAAGTGATTATTCATAAAGTCTTGCAGAATTCGCGGTAGTAAAACATTAATAATCGAAACTAGGCCGATGAAGATAATCCCAGCAACGAAATACCATTTGAATGGTTTTAAGAATGGGAATAGCCCTTTAATGACGTTAGCTTGGTCCTTTAAAGTCATGCGCTTAGCCCAAATTGATTGGTTTTCATCTTCCATTATTCTCCTCCTTCCAGCTTAATTTCGAGTTGTTGGCGGTGATACATGTCGGCATACCAGCCTTCAACCTTGAGTAACGTATGATGAGTTCCCCGTTCGCTAACTTCACCATGGTCAAAAACAAGGATATTTTCCGCTTGCATCACAGAGCTAATACGGTGAGCGGCAATAATCGTAGTTTTATTGGCGCGTTCTGCTTTCAGCGTTGCAAGAATGGCCGTTTCAGTCCGTGCATCAACAGCCGATAAGGCATCATCAAGTATCAAAACTTCCGGATCAATAATTAATGCCCGCGCAATCGCCAACCGTTGGCGTTGACCACCGGATAAACTAATCCCATGTTCACCAACTTCCGTATCATAACCTTTTGGTAACAACAGAATATCGTCATGCAAAGCAGCTTTTTTTGCAGCGGCAATCACTGCTTCATCCGAAATCTGCGGGCTTGCAAAACGAATATTTTCCCGAATTGTTGTGCTAAACAAGAAATTTTCTTGGGGTACGTAACCTAACGCTGGCAGATAACTGTCCAGTGCATAGTGCTTAATATCCGTCCCTGCAATCGTAATCGCACCTTGATAGTCATCAAATTGCCGTAGTAACAATTTCATCAAAGTTGATTTCCCAGCACCAACCCGGCCAACTAAACCTAATGTTTCGCCAGCCTTAACAGTTACATGCACATTCTTGAGGGCGGGTTGTTCATCAGCTTCATCAGGATACGTGAAGTTTTCAATATCGATGATTAAATCACCATGGGGTTCAGCATGTAAACCGCTTGGATCATCAAGAATCGACGTTTTTTCATTCAAGACTTCCATTACCCGATCATACGAAGCATGCCCGCGTTCAATAATATTAAATAAACGCCCAATCGCAAACATCGGCCAAATCAACATTGAGATATACGCAATGAATGACACCAACTGCCCAATATTAATCACATGGTGTAAAACCATCCAGCCACCATAAATAATCGTAACAACGTACGCTAATACAATAATCATTGATGTAAATGGATCATACAGCGCCGCCACAAACTCAACGCGCTTGTAGGCCGTTAGTAGTTTACGATTTTGTTTGGTCATATCAGCGAGATCTGCTTGTTCTTGACCAAGCGTCTTGATAGCTTTCATACCCGACAAAGACTCTTGAACTTTGTTATTCAAAGTCGAAAATTCATCTTGTTGCGCACCAAATGCACTGTGCATCTTCCGCCCGAGCTGCATTGACATCACAGCCAACAATGGAAACGGCAAGATGGCAATCAACGTTAAGCGCCAATCAACCACAATCATCATCGTAATAATTGTGACCGTTCCACCAATAATCGAATCAGCGAACGTTAAAATCCCGCTACCAGCAACGTTGCGGACTTGGTTCAAGTCATTAGTCGCACGCGCCATCAAATCACCAGTCCGATACTTATGGTAAAACTGTTCGTCCATGGTCATAAAATGTGCATACAAACGCTTCCGCAAGATTTTTTCTAAAATCGTAGCACCACCCCAGATATGTGTCGCCCACAAATAACGGAAAAAGTATAACAAGAGCGCATCCACCACCAAGATCAGTAAAATTCCGGTTAATTTACTAATTGTTAGTTGGTGTGCAACAAGCAAGTTAACCGTGTAACCAATAAAAAATGGCGGTAACATGTTCAACAACGCGGTCATTAATAAATCCAAAACACCGCGAATGTAATTATTGCGTTGGTCCTTGAAAAACCAACCTAGTTTTCTAAATATATCCATCTTAGGCACCTTTCCTAATATTTAGCTTTCTGTAACTTTAATAATAATTTCAGAAACAAATAATATTCTCATGTAAACTAAAATTATACTACAAAACTCTCATAATTCGGTTGTATATTCACATAATATTAAATAATCACCGAATTTTTTCTAATAAAGTGGTACTTTTTCTAATCCCCCCCTCGCTAAGGCGGAAAAAAAACACAATTAATATACAAGTAACCAAAAAAACAGCCCAATCCCTATAATCTCAAGGGATTGAGCTGTTTTAAAATCGATATTTTCCTATCCACAGCAAGTTTCTAGTCGGGACTGGCGAATATCCTATTTGTGAACGTCTTGGATATAACTATTCATCATCCACGTTCACAACATTCAATGGCTGAATCAAACATTTTTCAACGTTGACCAGTGTTTCAAAACACCATAACAACTCCCGATTTTGTTCACTGAAGCTTAACACTTGGATGTTAGCAGCGTCTTCGCATACATTGATAACCCGGCCAATGAACGCTTGGGGAATCTTCTCTGATTCACGACAACGCACCAGCATGCCGGTTTCTATATTATGCATTTTATCACGCCCTTCCATGTTAAGTCTGAATACAATGATACTCAATAAGAATGAATGGTTAGCGAACAAAGTGTGAATTTTTTAAACTAAATTAGTGAGCGAAATATTGGCGTTGTTCAGCTTGCAGACCGCCTAAGACAAAATGCGCCGAATCATCACTAACATCTAATTCCAAATCAGTACCATCAATGGGCAAGCTTTTATTAAAAATCGCTTCGTATTCAGCAATGGATACGCGTTGGCGTTTTTCAAACAAAGCACCAAAGTCGGTCTTCAAACCGGCTTTGTAATTAGGTTGCAGGATTCCTGAGTAAAATTCACCCTCAGCACCTGAACCATAACTGAACAAACCAAGACGATCGCCCGCTTGCAAATCCGTTGAATTACTTAGCAACGAAATTAAGCTTAAGTATAGCGAACCAGTATATAGGTTCCCGATACGTTTATTATAAACCCGGCTCGCTTCAAATTCCTCTAATAAGTCCGTTTGTTTACTTTCATCAGCTTCCGGCAAAATTTCTCGCAAACCTTTTAAGCCCATTTTCGTAAATGGCAAATGGAAAGCAAATGCCTTGAAATCATTAATCGAGTTGCCAGTAACTTCACGATAGCGATCCCACACTTCTTTGAAAAAGTCTTCGTAGATATTCGCTGAGTAGTGCCCATCAACTAAGGCCTCTGTCCGATAAACTGGCCGCCAAAAATCCATAATATCAGCACTCATGTATTGGCTATCATCATTCAGAGCCAATATTTGGGGATTTTCACTAACAATCATTGCCACGGCACCACCACCTTGCGTTACTTCACCGGCAGTTTCCAAGCCATAACGCGCAATATCAGCCGCAATAATTAACGCTTTTTTACCAGGATGGGCGGCAATGTAGTCACGCGCCATCATCAAGCCAGCAGTTCCCGCATAACAAGCTTGCTTCATTTCAATTGTTCGCGCATAGCGATTTAAATTAAGTAGTCGTTGCACGTAAATAGCCGCAGACTTTGAGTTATCAACGCCTGACTCGGTACCAAAAATCACCAAATCAATTGCGTCACGATTACTGTCATCAACCACTTGTTCGGCAGCATTTGCGCCCATGGTAACAACATCTTGCGTTACTGGAATCACGGCTTGTTCCGTTTGGCCAATCCCAATCAAAAACTTACCTGGTTCTTGGTTCCGTGCGTGCGCCAAGTCAACCATATCAACATATTTATCCGAGGTGGCAAACGCCATTTGATCAATCCCAATTAACATTATTTTGGATCTCCTTCATCGCTCAGTTATTTTCAGAGACTGCCCAAGCACCACG
This is a stretch of genomic DNA from Periweissella cryptocerci. It encodes these proteins:
- a CDS encoding ABC transporter ATP-binding protein, whose product is MDIFRKLGWFFKDQRNNYIRGVLDLLMTALLNMLPPFFIGYTVNLLVAHQLTISKLTGILLILVVDALLLYFFRYLWATHIWGGATILEKILRKRLYAHFMTMDEQFYHKYRTGDLMARATNDLNQVRNVAGSGILTFADSIIGGTVTIITMMIVVDWRLTLIAILPFPLLAVMSMQLGRKMHSAFGAQQDEFSTLNNKVQESLSGMKAIKTLGQEQADLADMTKQNRKLLTAYKRVEFVAALYDPFTSMIIVLAYVVTIIYGGWMVLHHVINIGQLVSFIAYISMLIWPMFAIGRLFNIIERGHASYDRVMEVLNEKTSILDDPSGLHAEPHGDLIIDIENFTYPDEADEQPALKNVHVTVKAGETLGLVGRVGAGKSTLMKLLLRQFDDYQGAITIAGTDIKHYALDSYLPALGYVPQENFLFSTTIRENIRFASPQISDEAVIAAAKKAALHDDILLLPKGYDTEVGEHGISLSGGQRQRLAIARALIIDPEVLILDDALSAVDARTETAILATLKAERANKTTIIAAHRISSVMQAENILVFDHGEVSERGTHHTLLKVEGWYADMYHRQQLEIKLEGGE
- a CDS encoding ABC transporter ATP-binding protein, with the translated sequence MEDENQSIWAKRMTLKDQANVIKGLFPFLKPFKWYFVAGIIFIGLVSIINVLLPRILQDFMNNHLSKASTEFKTLIMFAAIYFGMTLLKAIFQFAQQYLYGLGGTYVEIHMREKLYEHIHKLGMRYFDQTPAGSILSRVTNDTQAIFQVWYLFMLMIMGGFAMVTSFYAMFVTNHQIALAMLIFVPILLGAVYYYQRISSRVYGGMREKLSQLNAKIAESVTGIEVIQEFRQEERMQTEFAQINDEYRNARIKMIKTESLLLNPLIDVFYGLGIVIILWMFGLQANTGAIVAAGTVYAFVSYLETFYNPINEVMEQLSTFQDGSVAGTRVLKILANDEYAPKQAPDAHGEITNGKIEFRDVTFSYDGVHPVLKHLSFVAEPGQTVGLVGHTGSGKSSTINALLRFYEFQEGQILIDDQDIREYPIAEIRKKMGLVLQESFMFYGDVASNIRMFNSDITDEQVQAAAEFVEARFIDELPGKYHEPVIEHGATFSAGEKQLLNFARTVVTNPKILVLDEATANVDTETETIIQTSLEKMRANRTTIAIAHRLSTIKDAELILVLDQGEVVERGTHEELLALNGRYRDMYELQGTVDLD
- a CDS encoding hydroxymethylglutaryl-CoA synthase, with amino-acid sequence MLIGIDQMAFATSDKYVDMVDLAHARNQEPGKFLIGIGQTEQAVIPVTQDVVTMGANAAEQVVDDSNRDAIDLVIFGTESGVDNSKSAAIYVQRLLNLNRYARTIEMKQACYAGTAGLMMARDYIAAHPGKKALIIAADIARYGLETAGEVTQGGGAVAMIVSENPQILALNDDSQYMSADIMDFWRPVYRTEALVDGHYSANIYEDFFKEVWDRYREVTGNSINDFKAFAFHLPFTKMGLKGLREILPEADESKQTDLLEEFEASRVYNKRIGNLYTGSLYLSLISLLSNSTDLQAGDRLGLFSYGSGAEGEFYSGILQPNYKAGLKTDFGALFEKRQRVSIAEYEAIFNKSLPIDGTDLELDVSDDSAHFVLGGLQAEQRQYFAH